Proteins from a genomic interval of Rhodococcoides fascians A25f:
- the treZ gene encoding malto-oligosyltrehalose trehalohydrolase yields MTSTSATSTAATSSATTRRFQVWAPSPETVRLQLDDTVHPMQRSSDGWWHADVDAAPNSRYGYLLDDADKALPDPRSPRQPDGVHELSQVFDVDPTLWTDSAWTGRQLPGSSIYELHIGTFTEEGTFEAAIGKLDHLVDLGVSFIEIMPVNGFNGVHNWGYDGVLWYTVHEAYGGPEGLQRLVDACHGRGIGVVLDVVYNHLGPSGNYLERFGPYMTEGANSWGQAINYADADSGEVRRYALDNALRWFSEFHIDALRLDAVHAIVDHTAVHLLEQLSIETRTLSAHLGRPLTLIAESDLNDPSLITARSGGGYGLDAQWDDDIHHAIHAAVSGERQGYYGDFGSLRGLANTLRQGFFHAGTYSSFRGRIHGRPLDTRRIPASSLVTYTTTHDQVGNRAIGDRPGFYLSPGQLAIKAALVLTSPYTPMLFMGEEWGASTPFQFFTSHPEPELGKATAEGRKAEFAEHGWDKSDIPDPQDPETFTRSKLNWSELGDGDHARLLAVYRDLLTLRRDRTELTDPWLDHVKVDYDEDAKWIVVRRSRLSVVCNLSESAVTVPVGGSPLLEWEPTTSDETGSATTVPGHSVVVLES; encoded by the coding sequence GTGACATCGACATCAGCGACATCGACGGCAGCGACCTCTTCGGCGACGACACGACGATTCCAGGTCTGGGCACCGTCCCCCGAGACGGTCCGATTGCAACTCGACGACACGGTGCATCCGATGCAGCGTTCCTCGGACGGGTGGTGGCACGCCGACGTCGATGCCGCACCGAACTCTCGATACGGCTACCTGCTCGACGACGCAGACAAGGCACTGCCCGATCCGCGATCACCGAGGCAGCCCGACGGCGTGCACGAGCTGTCCCAGGTGTTCGACGTCGATCCCACGCTGTGGACCGATTCGGCATGGACCGGGCGTCAACTACCCGGCTCCTCGATCTACGAACTGCACATAGGGACGTTCACCGAGGAGGGCACCTTCGAGGCGGCCATCGGCAAGCTCGATCACCTCGTCGATCTCGGCGTCTCGTTCATCGAGATCATGCCGGTCAACGGGTTCAACGGTGTGCACAACTGGGGGTACGACGGCGTGCTCTGGTACACCGTGCACGAGGCGTACGGCGGCCCGGAAGGGTTGCAGCGCTTGGTCGACGCATGCCACGGCCGCGGCATCGGCGTCGTCCTCGATGTGGTCTACAACCACCTCGGCCCGTCCGGCAACTATCTCGAACGTTTCGGCCCCTACATGACCGAAGGGGCCAACAGCTGGGGCCAGGCAATCAACTACGCCGATGCAGACTCGGGCGAGGTTCGGCGATACGCCCTGGACAACGCTCTGCGTTGGTTCTCCGAGTTCCACATCGACGCGTTGCGACTGGATGCAGTTCACGCGATAGTCGACCACACCGCGGTGCATCTGCTCGAGCAGCTCTCGATCGAAACCCGCACTCTGTCAGCGCATCTCGGTCGTCCACTGACCCTGATCGCCGAGAGCGACCTCAACGATCCTTCGCTGATCACGGCACGGTCGGGTGGCGGCTACGGACTCGACGCGCAATGGGACGACGACATTCACCACGCGATCCACGCGGCTGTCTCCGGTGAGCGGCAGGGCTACTACGGCGATTTCGGTTCCCTCCGGGGCTTGGCGAACACGCTGCGGCAGGGGTTCTTTCATGCCGGAACGTATTCGAGCTTCCGCGGTCGGATCCACGGCCGCCCGCTGGACACGCGCCGAATTCCGGCCAGTTCGCTGGTGACCTACACGACCACACACGATCAGGTCGGTAACCGCGCAATCGGCGATCGACCGGGTTTCTACCTCTCCCCCGGCCAGCTCGCTATCAAGGCTGCTCTGGTGTTGACCTCGCCCTACACACCGATGTTGTTCATGGGAGAGGAGTGGGGAGCGTCCACGCCGTTCCAGTTCTTCACCTCTCATCCAGAGCCCGAGCTCGGTAAGGCGACCGCCGAGGGACGCAAGGCGGAATTCGCCGAACATGGCTGGGACAAGAGCGATATCCCGGACCCACAGGATCCCGAGACCTTCACGCGGTCGAAGCTGAACTGGTCGGAACTGGGCGACGGCGACCATGCACGACTGTTGGCCGTCTACCGCGATCTGTTGACGCTGCGCCGCGACCGGACCGAACTGACCGACCCGTGGCTGGACCACGTGAAGGTGGACTACGACGAGGACGCGAAATGGATCGTCGTTCGCCGTAGCCGACTCAGCGTGGTGTGCAACCTGTCCGAATCCGCTGTGACCGTGCCGGTCGGCGGCTCACCACTGCTCGAGTGGGAGCCGACGACATCGGACGAAACTGGCTCTGCCACAACGGTTCCCGGTCACTCCGTCGTGGTACTGGAATCCTGA
- the treY gene encoding malto-oligosyltrehalose synthase, with amino-acid sequence MPLPTSTYRLQLRGDAFTLADASDVVDYLHDLGVTHLYLSPILTATDGSTHGYDVTDTSTVSAALGGREALTQLHSRAAELGMGIIVDIVPNHVGVEDPRQNAWWWDVLRRGRDSEYATYFDIDFGADNGVDGKIAIPVLGSASDVGELTVDRSEEQPLLAFYEHRFPIADGTDGDDAQAVHDRQAYRLVSWSDGLIGYRRFFSVNGLAGIRQEDLDVFTDSHRQVAGWIDDGLIDGLRVDHPDGLADPAGYLTELRGLLGPDRWLVIEKILADGEPLDESLPVDGTTGYDALAAVGGVFVDPEGVHALTALSQVRSGIAYDAETLHETELDLKTGVARGDLSPEVRRLARAVVRESGTTVDLESVIDAIVAVVAAVPVYRTDYAPLAGVLPGVIAAVGEEQPDLAGGLGALATALVTGAESPVRFDQVCGAVTAKGVEDCLFYRANRLISLQEVGGDPSRFGCSTAYFHLTNADRAQRWPAAMTTLSTHDTKRGEDVRARIGVLSQTPELWARCITDWEELTPSPDGTTGMFLWQNLFGIWPVDGVITSTLRERVHAYAEKAIREAALRTTWTAPDEEFESAVHSWLDAIFDGAVARSMTMLVDKLAPHGHSDALGQKLLNLAGPGIPDVYQGTELWEDSLVDPDNRRPVDYSVRRSMLAASNTDALSIDTGAAKLAVVRSALHVRRERPESFVGGTYAPIVADGSAAEHLVGFARGPVPGNADVIALATRLSLGVSETGWGETSVTLPDGRWRDRITGSEHTGTVSVAEMFASLPVALLVRDNEEAVTQ; translated from the coding sequence ATGCCGCTGCCCACCAGTACATACCGGTTACAACTGCGGGGCGATGCCTTCACCCTGGCCGACGCCTCCGACGTGGTCGATTACCTCCACGACCTCGGGGTCACTCACCTGTATCTGTCACCGATCCTGACAGCGACCGACGGATCGACACACGGATACGACGTCACCGACACCTCGACGGTGTCGGCCGCCCTGGGCGGCCGAGAAGCGTTGACGCAGTTGCATTCTCGTGCCGCAGAGCTGGGCATGGGGATAATCGTCGACATCGTCCCCAACCACGTCGGAGTGGAGGACCCGCGCCAGAACGCGTGGTGGTGGGACGTGCTGCGACGCGGTCGCGACTCCGAGTACGCGACGTACTTCGACATCGACTTCGGAGCCGACAACGGCGTCGACGGCAAGATCGCGATCCCCGTGCTCGGCAGCGCGAGCGACGTCGGCGAGCTGACCGTCGACCGCTCGGAGGAGCAGCCTCTGCTCGCGTTCTACGAGCACCGCTTCCCCATCGCAGACGGCACCGACGGTGACGATGCGCAGGCCGTACACGACCGCCAGGCCTACCGATTGGTGAGCTGGTCCGACGGGCTGATCGGATACCGACGGTTCTTCTCCGTGAACGGCCTGGCGGGAATCCGGCAGGAAGACCTCGACGTCTTCACCGACTCCCATCGTCAGGTGGCCGGTTGGATCGACGACGGACTGATCGACGGATTGCGGGTCGACCATCCCGACGGCCTGGCCGACCCCGCCGGCTACCTCACCGAACTGCGCGGACTTCTCGGGCCCGACCGGTGGCTCGTCATCGAGAAGATTCTGGCCGACGGTGAACCGCTGGACGAGTCGCTTCCCGTCGACGGAACGACCGGGTACGACGCGTTGGCCGCGGTCGGCGGAGTGTTCGTCGACCCTGAGGGCGTTCATGCACTCACTGCTCTGTCTCAGGTGCGCTCGGGCATCGCCTACGACGCCGAGACGTTGCACGAGACAGAGTTGGATCTCAAGACCGGCGTTGCGCGCGGCGACCTCTCCCCCGAGGTGCGACGCCTCGCTCGGGCCGTGGTTCGCGAGTCCGGCACCACCGTCGACCTCGAGTCCGTCATCGACGCGATCGTTGCCGTCGTCGCGGCCGTACCGGTCTACCGGACCGACTACGCGCCGCTCGCAGGCGTGCTGCCGGGCGTGATCGCTGCTGTCGGCGAGGAGCAGCCGGACCTGGCCGGCGGTCTGGGCGCACTGGCGACCGCCCTCGTCACCGGTGCAGAATCGCCGGTCCGCTTCGACCAGGTCTGCGGTGCCGTCACGGCCAAAGGCGTAGAGGACTGCCTGTTCTACCGCGCCAACCGGTTGATCTCCCTGCAGGAGGTGGGCGGCGACCCGAGCCGATTCGGTTGCAGCACAGCGTATTTCCATCTGACCAACGCCGATCGAGCGCAACGCTGGCCGGCTGCGATGACCACCCTGTCGACTCACGACACCAAACGCGGCGAGGATGTACGGGCGCGAATCGGCGTGCTGTCACAGACTCCCGAACTGTGGGCTCGCTGCATCACGGACTGGGAAGAACTGACCCCGAGTCCCGACGGTACAACAGGAATGTTTTTGTGGCAGAACCTTTTCGGCATCTGGCCGGTCGACGGAGTGATCACGTCCACGCTGCGTGAGCGCGTTCACGCCTACGCGGAGAAGGCAATCCGCGAGGCCGCCCTCCGCACGACGTGGACTGCTCCGGACGAGGAGTTCGAGTCCGCGGTACACAGCTGGCTCGACGCCATCTTCGACGGTGCCGTCGCTCGATCGATGACGATGCTGGTCGACAAGCTCGCTCCCCACGGCCATTCCGACGCACTGGGTCAGAAACTGTTGAATCTGGCCGGGCCCGGCATCCCCGATGTGTACCAGGGCACCGAGTTGTGGGAAGACTCGCTCGTCGACCCCGACAACCGCAGACCCGTCGACTACTCCGTCCGTCGATCGATGCTCGCCGCGTCGAACACCGATGCACTCTCGATCGATACGGGTGCTGCCAAGCTGGCCGTGGTTCGCTCCGCGCTGCACGTGCGCCGCGAGCGGCCGGAGAGCTTCGTCGGTGGCACCTACGCGCCGATCGTCGCGGACGGATCCGCGGCCGAGCACCTCGTCGGATTCGCACGCGGACCGGTTCCCGGAAACGCCGACGTGATCGCACTGGCGACCAGACTCTCGCTCGGCGTGTCCGAGACGGGCTGGGGCGAGACATCCGTGACGCTGCCCGACGGCCGATGGCGCGATCGCATCACCGGCTCCGAACACACGGGCACCGTCTCGGTAGCCGAGATGTTCGCCTCACTCCCGGTCGCACTCCTGGTGCGCGACAACGAAGAAGCGGTGACACAGTGA
- the glgX gene encoding glycogen debranching protein GlgX, translating to MLHEASDDTPAIAVWPGSAYPLGATYDGAGTNFALFSEVAEAVDLCLIADDGTETRIRFEESDGYVWHAYLPTVVPGQRYGYRVHGPWDPAAGHRCDPSKLLVDPYGKAFEGSFDGDRSLFSYNMDAPAPEPEPEVQIDDESADSLDAEAPFEDATDLADPDDEIIEEAPIAHDDVPNNDFPQHDSLGHTMTTVVINPFFDWQADRAPKRPYHETVIYEAHVKGMTINHPDIPEAERGTYAGLAHPAIIDHLNHLGVTAIELMPVHQFMQDQVLLDKGLRNYWGYNTFGFLAPHAEYSSLQSPGAAVTEFKAMVRSFHAAGIEVILDVVYNHTAEGNHMGPTISFRGIDNAAYYRLVDGDLEHYMDYTGTGNSLNARHPHTLQLIMDSLRYWVTEMHVDGFRFDLASTLARELHDVDRLSAFFDLVQQDPVVSQVKLIAEPWDIGEGGYQVGNFPGLWTEWNGKYRDTVRDYWRGEPATLGEFASRLTGSSDLYESNGRRPGASINFVIAHDGFTLNDLVSYNDKHNEANGEGNNDGESHNRSWNCGVEGPTDDPEILDLRARQIRNIMATLLLSQGTPMIAHGDEMARTQQGNNNVYCQDSELAWMDWSLAETNAELIEFTRNAIALRAEHPVFRRRRFFEGRPIRTGEQARDIAWLTPAGEEMTPEDWDSGFGKSLTVFLNGEGIPEPNQRGERVVDDSFLLCFNAHHETLEFVTPDGNYAKEWTVALDTAARTGAGEKSIEAGTPVEVTARSLLVLRKTA from the coding sequence ATGCTGCACGAAGCCTCCGACGACACGCCTGCCATCGCAGTATGGCCGGGATCCGCCTATCCGCTCGGCGCGACCTACGACGGAGCAGGAACCAATTTCGCACTGTTTTCCGAGGTCGCGGAGGCCGTGGATCTGTGCTTGATCGCCGACGACGGAACCGAGACCCGCATCCGCTTCGAGGAGTCCGACGGCTACGTCTGGCACGCATATCTGCCCACCGTGGTACCGGGTCAGCGCTACGGCTACCGCGTTCACGGCCCGTGGGATCCGGCAGCCGGGCATCGCTGCGACCCGAGCAAGCTGCTCGTGGATCCGTACGGCAAGGCGTTCGAGGGATCGTTCGACGGCGACCGATCGCTGTTCTCGTACAACATGGACGCGCCCGCTCCCGAACCCGAACCCGAGGTACAGATCGACGACGAATCCGCGGATTCACTCGACGCCGAGGCCCCGTTCGAGGACGCCACCGATCTTGCCGATCCCGACGACGAGATCATCGAGGAAGCTCCCATCGCGCACGACGACGTGCCGAACAACGATTTCCCGCAGCATGATTCGCTCGGTCACACGATGACCACCGTCGTGATCAACCCGTTCTTCGATTGGCAGGCGGATCGCGCCCCCAAACGCCCGTACCACGAGACCGTGATCTACGAGGCCCATGTCAAGGGCATGACGATCAACCACCCCGACATTCCCGAGGCCGAGCGCGGCACCTACGCCGGGCTGGCGCATCCGGCGATCATCGATCACCTCAACCACCTCGGAGTCACGGCCATCGAACTGATGCCGGTGCACCAGTTCATGCAGGATCAGGTTCTGCTGGACAAGGGACTGCGAAACTACTGGGGCTACAACACATTCGGCTTCCTGGCCCCGCACGCGGAATATTCCTCACTGCAGTCCCCCGGTGCGGCGGTCACCGAGTTCAAGGCCATGGTTCGCTCGTTCCACGCCGCCGGCATCGAGGTGATACTCGACGTGGTCTACAACCACACCGCCGAGGGCAATCACATGGGCCCGACCATCAGCTTCCGCGGCATCGACAACGCGGCGTACTACCGGCTCGTCGACGGCGATCTCGAGCACTACATGGACTACACCGGTACCGGCAACAGTCTCAACGCCCGGCACCCGCACACGCTGCAGCTGATCATGGACTCGTTGCGCTACTGGGTGACCGAGATGCACGTCGACGGGTTCCGATTCGACCTCGCATCCACGTTGGCTCGCGAACTGCACGACGTCGATCGCCTCAGTGCATTCTTCGATCTCGTTCAGCAGGACCCGGTCGTCAGCCAGGTGAAGCTGATCGCCGAGCCCTGGGACATCGGTGAGGGTGGCTACCAGGTCGGCAACTTCCCCGGCCTGTGGACGGAGTGGAACGGCAAGTACCGCGACACCGTGCGTGACTACTGGCGCGGGGAGCCCGCGACGCTGGGCGAGTTCGCGTCGAGGCTGACCGGATCCTCGGATCTGTACGAGTCGAACGGTCGTCGCCCCGGAGCCAGCATCAACTTCGTCATTGCCCACGACGGATTCACCCTCAACGACCTGGTCTCGTACAACGACAAGCACAACGAGGCCAACGGTGAGGGCAACAACGACGGCGAGAGTCACAACCGGTCCTGGAACTGCGGCGTCGAGGGACCGACCGACGATCCGGAAATTCTGGACCTCCGAGCCCGCCAGATTCGCAACATCATGGCGACCTTGCTGCTCAGCCAAGGTACGCCGATGATCGCTCACGGCGACGAGATGGCACGAACACAGCAGGGCAACAACAACGTCTACTGCCAGGACTCCGAACTGGCATGGATGGACTGGTCGTTGGCCGAGACCAATGCGGAACTGATCGAGTTCACGCGCAACGCCATCGCATTGCGCGCCGAACACCCGGTGTTCCGCCGGCGCCGGTTCTTCGAGGGCCGTCCCATCCGAACCGGTGAGCAGGCACGAGACATCGCCTGGCTGACCCCTGCGGGCGAAGAGATGACGCCCGAGGACTGGGACAGCGGCTTCGGCAAGTCGCTGACCGTGTTCCTCAACGGCGAAGGAATTCCGGAACCGAATCAGCGCGGTGAGCGAGTGGTGGACGACTCGTTCCTGTTGTGCTTCAACGCACATCACGAGACGCTCGAGTTCGTGACCCCGGACGGGAACTACGCCAAGGAGTGGACGGTCGCCTTGGACACAGCAGCCCGAACGGGAGCGGGTGAGAAATCGATAGAAGCGGGTACACCGGTGGAAGTCACCGCTCGTTCCTTGCTCGTTCTACGAAAGACTGCCTGA
- a CDS encoding acyltransferase family protein, whose protein sequence is MHVHPTDSDSATDFSTPVQGASAPAPGPQGRPPQRRDLNGLRGVAIALVVVFHIWMGRVSGGVDVFLTLSGFFFTASLLRSAEAGASLNPITRITRVLRRLGPPLLITLLAVAVASVFLLPRTRWADLGDQLVSGVFYYVNWQLATTANDYLAADPSVSPVQHLWSVAVQFQFYLLAIAVVFGLAWLRRIARPKGPRSLRPRTFAVIFAMIAVVSFVYAADGVRRHQAWNYYDTGARLWEIMLGAALAAVLASRSNSAVAAASPGRARLSSTARGVLAVLGMTVIVACGFVVDGVTAFPGPLASIPVLATLALIVAGSETAVAATLSNRFFAWVGSIAFPLYLWHWPLLIFYLSATGRSHADALGGLGIVGASVALAWLTVRLVERPTQSNTFTPGRIAVTACAGIAALAVTAGSVGWNVYIDRSITAVQADESVDELTHPGALELTDGIRAEPAAVRPPLYSAPEDLPATTLEGCIADFETRDAVSCSYGDLDANRTIVLAGSSHAEHWVTALDALGLQHGFKVVTFLKMGCPLSIDTMPMLGPNEYPDCLDWTQTVLADVAAMEPAYVFTTATRPREDFPGDYTPTWYAAVWQQLAADGVGILGVRDTPWLAYRAIDCLADGGDATSCGIPRDEALDPVNPALAASFRLPGFSALDLSDAVCDATVCRVEQGNVLVYRDEHHLTATYVRTLTTELGRQVGSATGWWAGP, encoded by the coding sequence ATGCATGTACACCCGACCGACAGCGACTCGGCCACCGATTTCTCGACACCGGTCCAGGGCGCTTCCGCTCCGGCACCCGGCCCACAGGGTCGACCACCGCAACGGCGAGATCTCAACGGCTTGCGCGGCGTCGCGATCGCACTCGTCGTCGTGTTCCACATCTGGATGGGTCGCGTGTCGGGTGGCGTCGACGTCTTCCTGACGCTGTCCGGGTTCTTCTTCACCGCATCCCTACTGCGATCGGCCGAGGCCGGGGCAAGCCTGAATCCGATCACCCGCATCACGCGCGTGCTGCGCAGGCTGGGTCCACCGCTGTTGATCACGCTGCTCGCAGTCGCCGTCGCATCGGTGTTCCTGCTGCCGCGCACCCGCTGGGCAGACCTGGGTGATCAACTCGTATCCGGTGTTTTCTACTACGTGAACTGGCAGCTGGCGACAACAGCGAACGACTACTTGGCGGCCGATCCCTCGGTGAGCCCCGTTCAGCATCTGTGGTCGGTCGCCGTGCAGTTCCAGTTCTATCTGCTGGCCATTGCCGTCGTGTTCGGTCTCGCATGGCTCCGACGCATCGCCCGACCCAAGGGGCCACGAAGTCTGCGACCACGCACCTTTGCCGTGATCTTCGCCATGATCGCTGTGGTGTCCTTCGTGTACGCGGCGGACGGTGTTCGACGGCATCAGGCCTGGAACTACTACGACACCGGTGCGCGCCTTTGGGAGATCATGCTCGGTGCGGCACTGGCGGCAGTGCTCGCCTCGCGATCCAACAGCGCGGTGGCCGCCGCCTCGCCCGGACGTGCCCGCTTGTCGTCGACGGCACGCGGAGTCCTTGCCGTTCTCGGCATGACCGTCATCGTCGCGTGCGGTTTCGTCGTCGACGGAGTGACTGCGTTTCCCGGTCCCCTGGCTTCGATTCCGGTGCTCGCGACCCTCGCGTTGATCGTCGCCGGGTCCGAGACCGCCGTAGCGGCAACGCTCTCCAACCGGTTCTTCGCCTGGGTCGGATCGATCGCATTTCCGCTGTACCTGTGGCACTGGCCGCTGCTGATCTTCTACTTGTCGGCCACCGGCAGATCCCATGCCGACGCGCTCGGGGGTCTCGGCATCGTCGGGGCGTCGGTCGCACTCGCATGGCTGACCGTGCGCCTGGTCGAGCGCCCCACGCAGTCGAACACGTTCACGCCGGGACGCATCGCGGTCACTGCCTGCGCGGGGATCGCCGCGCTCGCCGTCACGGCCGGTTCGGTCGGATGGAACGTCTACATCGACCGGTCGATCACCGCGGTGCAGGCCGATGAATCGGTCGACGAACTGACTCACCCGGGGGCGCTCGAACTGACCGACGGAATTCGCGCCGAACCGGCCGCCGTCCGTCCCCCGCTGTATTCGGCTCCCGAGGACCTCCCCGCCACTACCCTCGAAGGCTGCATCGCCGACTTCGAAACACGCGATGCGGTCTCGTGTAGCTACGGCGACCTCGACGCGAACCGAACCATCGTGCTGGCGGGCAGCTCGCACGCCGAGCACTGGGTGACGGCCCTCGACGCGCTCGGACTCCAGCACGGGTTCAAGGTCGTCACATTCCTGAAGATGGGCTGCCCGTTGAGCATCGACACGATGCCGATGCTCGGCCCCAACGAATACCCGGATTGCCTCGACTGGACGCAGACCGTGCTCGCCGACGTCGCAGCGATGGAACCTGCCTACGTGTTCACCACCGCCACCCGCCCGCGGGAGGACTTCCCCGGCGATTACACCCCCACCTGGTACGCCGCGGTGTGGCAGCAACTCGCTGCGGACGGTGTCGGAATTCTGGGCGTTCGGGACACCCCGTGGCTCGCGTACCGGGCGATCGATTGCCTGGCCGACGGCGGCGATGCCACCTCGTGCGGCATTCCCAGGGACGAAGCACTCGACCCCGTCAATCCGGCGCTTGCGGCCTCGTTTCGGCTCCCCGGGTTCTCCGCTCTCGACCTGTCCGATGCAGTCTGCGACGCCACCGTGTGCCGCGTCGAGCAAGGCAACGTACTCGTCTACCGTGACGAGCATCATCTCACTGCGACCTACGTGCGAACTCTGACCACCGAGCTGGGACGGCAGGTCGGATCGGCCACCGGGTGGTGGGCCGGACCGTGA
- a CDS encoding MFS transporter: protein MPLGLLALAIGGFGIGLTEFVIMGLLPEVAADFSVAEATAGWLITGYALSVVVGALVVTAAVTRLPRKTVLLALMCLFIAGNLISALSGSYDTMLLGRVVAALCHGAFFGIGAVVAAGLVEPAKKAGAIAMMFAGLTAANVLGVPFGTFLGQSYGWRSAFWAITVIGIVALIGIAALVPRETGIGEESDLRRELRAFRSPQVWLSIATTVLGFGGMFGAFTYIAFTLTDVSGFASSSVPWLLVLFGGGLFIGNYLGGRAADRNLTATLLTLLGALTVVLVFFALTAESRPATVASLVLMGAFGFATVPGLQMRVMSFAPDAPTMASGANIAAFNLGNALGAWLGGVTISAGLGYTSPIWAGSGITVLALLVLLFATRLLRRSASGAAVDGVSAATSAAGSST from the coding sequence ATGCCTCTCGGCCTGCTCGCCCTCGCAATCGGAGGATTCGGCATCGGTTTGACCGAATTCGTCATCATGGGCCTACTACCGGAGGTCGCGGCCGACTTCTCGGTTGCCGAAGCCACTGCCGGCTGGCTCATCACCGGATATGCGTTGTCCGTCGTCGTCGGAGCGCTGGTGGTCACCGCTGCGGTGACGCGACTTCCCCGCAAGACCGTCTTGCTTGCACTGATGTGCCTGTTCATCGCAGGCAACCTGATTTCTGCACTCTCGGGCAGCTACGACACGATGCTGCTCGGTCGTGTGGTCGCCGCACTGTGCCACGGAGCCTTCTTCGGAATCGGTGCCGTGGTCGCGGCAGGTCTGGTCGAGCCCGCAAAGAAGGCGGGAGCGATTGCCATGATGTTCGCCGGCCTCACCGCCGCCAACGTTCTCGGCGTTCCGTTCGGAACGTTCCTCGGTCAGAGTTACGGATGGCGGTCGGCGTTCTGGGCCATCACGGTGATCGGCATCGTTGCGCTGATCGGCATCGCGGCCCTCGTTCCTCGGGAAACCGGGATCGGTGAGGAGAGCGATCTGCGCCGCGAATTGCGTGCGTTCCGGTCTCCCCAGGTGTGGCTCTCCATCGCCACGACGGTGCTCGGGTTCGGCGGTATGTTCGGCGCGTTCACGTATATCGCGTTCACCCTCACCGACGTCAGCGGGTTCGCGTCGAGCTCGGTGCCCTGGCTGCTCGTGCTGTTCGGTGGAGGCCTCTTCATCGGAAATTACCTCGGCGGCAGGGCCGCCGACCGCAACCTCACCGCCACGTTGCTGACGTTGCTCGGCGCGTTGACCGTCGTTCTCGTCTTCTTCGCGCTCACCGCAGAGAGTCGACCGGCGACTGTTGCCTCTCTCGTCCTCATGGGCGCTTTCGGTTTCGCGACGGTGCCGGGGCTGCAGATGCGGGTGATGTCGTTTGCGCCCGACGCTCCGACGATGGCGTCCGGTGCGAACATCGCCGCGTTCAATCTCGGAAATGCGTTGGGCGCGTGGCTCGGCGGCGTGACGATCTCGGCCGGCCTCGGCTACACCTCGCCCATCTGGGCCGGATCCGGTATCACCGTGCTTGCGTTGCTGGTCCTGTTGTTCGCAACTCGTCTGCTGCGCCGCTCCGCTTCGGGTGCCGCAGTGGACGGAGTGAGCGCAGCAACCAGTGCTGCGGGATCGTCCACCTGA
- a CDS encoding MerR family transcriptional regulator — MRIGSLAEAVGTTPRTVRHYHRLGLLDEPRRLSNGYREYTIDDVVRLMRIRWLADCGMPLGEIAAALGESPAGETDVVADLRALLVGLEREQSALARKHIRLSALLNDAVEHRQLTALPREVADALSALIDASAEPDREALIRERDLLEVMAISGAVPASFFETVTTTLGDHGLRQRYLGLLRRFSALEGRNPAEAESDIASLAAELESMFDLDSLASDPSDTTVDTEEIGSLSIDDILPDPAQRTVIVRATARLQTTEHPRSGGTR; from the coding sequence ATGAGAATCGGATCTCTGGCGGAGGCCGTTGGAACGACACCGCGAACGGTGCGTCATTACCACCGCCTCGGCCTGCTCGACGAGCCGCGCCGTCTGTCCAACGGATATCGCGAGTACACGATCGACGACGTGGTTCGTCTGATGAGAATCCGGTGGCTGGCCGACTGCGGGATGCCACTCGGCGAGATAGCCGCCGCCCTCGGTGAGTCTCCGGCGGGCGAGACCGATGTGGTCGCTGATCTCAGGGCGCTTCTCGTCGGTTTGGAACGGGAGCAGTCCGCGCTCGCGCGCAAGCACATCCGCCTGTCGGCACTGCTGAACGACGCAGTCGAGCATCGTCAGCTGACCGCTCTTCCGCGCGAGGTTGCCGACGCCCTGAGCGCGCTGATCGACGCTTCCGCGGAGCCGGACCGAGAAGCATTGATCCGTGAACGCGATCTACTCGAGGTGATGGCGATATCGGGCGCCGTTCCCGCATCGTTCTTCGAGACGGTGACCACCACACTCGGCGACCACGGCCTTCGTCAGAGGTACCTCGGACTTCTCCGCAGGTTCAGCGCACTGGAGGGCCGAAATCCGGCCGAGGCCGAGAGCGATATCGCGTCGCTGGCCGCAGAACTGGAGTCGATGTTCGATCTCGATTCACTCGCCTCCGATCCGTCCGATACCACTGTGGACACCGAGGAGATCGGTTCGCTGAGTATCGACGACATCCTGCCCGATCCGGCCCAGCGCACCGTGATCGTCCGCGCCACCGCGCGCCTGCAGACGACCGAACACCCACGCTCCGGAGGCACCCGATGA